Proteins from a single region of Oikeobacillus pervagus:
- a CDS encoding TlpA disulfide reductase family protein — protein MKLREPMPELVGATQWLNGEVTREQLVGEKPTLLHFWSISCHLCKEAMPHVNEFRDKYKDKLNVVAVHMPRSEDDLNIEDIKKVAEEHGITQPIFVDSEHKLTDTFENQYVPAYYVFDKSGNLRHFQAGGSGMKMLEKRVNRVLDEMEKAE, from the coding sequence ATGAAACTACGTGAACCAATGCCCGAATTAGTTGGTGCGACACAATGGTTAAATGGTGAAGTGACAAGGGAACAACTTGTGGGAGAAAAGCCAACTTTGCTTCATTTTTGGTCTATTAGTTGCCATTTATGTAAAGAAGCAATGCCACATGTAAATGAATTTCGTGATAAATACAAAGATAAATTAAATGTAGTGGCTGTCCATATGCCACGTTCTGAAGATGACTTAAATATTGAAGATATTAAAAAAGTCGCTGAAGAACATGGAATTACACAACCAATCTTTGTTGATAGTGAACATAAACTTACAGATACATTTGAAAATCAATATGTTCCTGCTTATTATGTTTTTGATAAATCAGGAAATCTTCGGCACTTCCAAGCTGGAGGAAGTGGAATGAAGATGTTAGAAAAACGTGTGAATCGCGTTTTAGATGAAATGGAGAAAGCTGAATAA
- a CDS encoding peroxiredoxin, with translation MAERMVGKQAPRFEMDAVLPNKEFGKVSLEENIKNDKWTVLFFYPMDFTFVCPTEITALSDRYEEFEDLDAEVIGVSTDTIHTHLAWINTDRKDNGLGQLKYPLAADTNHTVVRDYGVLIEEEGVALRGLFIINPEGELQYQVVNHNNIGRDVDETLRVLQALQTGGLCPANWKPGQNTLNV, from the coding sequence ATGGCAGAACGCATGGTAGGTAAACAAGCTCCACGTTTTGAAATGGATGCAGTATTGCCAAACAAAGAATTCGGAAAGGTAAGTCTTGAAGAAAACATCAAAAATGATAAATGGACAGTATTGTTCTTCTATCCAATGGACTTCACTTTTGTATGTCCAACTGAAATTACAGCTTTATCTGACCGTTATGAAGAATTTGAAGATTTAGATGCTGAAGTAATCGGCGTTTCAACTGATACAATTCATACACACTTAGCATGGATTAATACAGATCGTAAAGACAATGGTCTTGGCCAGCTTAAATATCCATTAGCTGCAGACACTAATCATACAGTAGTTCGCGACTACGGTGTTCTAATTGAAGAAGAAGGGGTTGCATTACGTGGTCTATTCATTATCAACCCTGAAGGTGAATTACAATATCAAGTAGTTAACCACAATAATATCGGCCGTGATGTAGACGAAACTCTTCGTGTACTTCAAGCATTACAAACTGGTGGACTTTGTCCTGCAAACTGGAAACCAGGTCAAAATACTCTTAACGTATAA
- a CDS encoding LysR family transcriptional regulator, which produces MSFTEFQLLSVLAQEMNMRKAAERLFVSQPALSQRLQTIEKEWGTKIFNRSPKGLSLTPAGELVIAFANEVLHKKEKVLDTIQALETEVYGTLKIACASIVGQNWLPQVLKKYVEKYPHAKISLMTGWSSEISEALYEGNVHIGIIRGTPDWKGRKIHLFEDSLYLVDKEIQRVEQILETDRPFIQFKSDSNYYQEIQDWWYRQFQMMPKRSILVDQIETCKQMTFNGIGYAILPAITLNGSEGDFYRVPLVDEHNTPIKRDTWLLGYDSAFQLKQVRAFVEVIREFSRGS; this is translated from the coding sequence ATGTCATTTACAGAATTTCAATTATTATCAGTTCTTGCCCAGGAAATGAATATGAGAAAAGCAGCAGAGCGGTTGTTTGTTTCCCAGCCAGCACTTTCACAACGTCTACAAACCATTGAAAAGGAATGGGGAACGAAAATTTTTAATCGTTCTCCTAAAGGCTTATCTTTAACTCCTGCTGGCGAGCTGGTGATTGCATTTGCAAATGAAGTATTACATAAAAAAGAAAAAGTGTTGGATACGATTCAAGCGTTAGAAACAGAGGTATATGGGACATTAAAAATTGCTTGTGCCTCCATTGTCGGTCAAAATTGGCTTCCGCAAGTGTTAAAGAAATATGTGGAAAAATATCCCCATGCCAAAATATCTTTAATGACAGGTTGGAGTAGTGAAATATCGGAGGCTTTATATGAGGGGAACGTACATATTGGTATTATTCGTGGAACGCCGGATTGGAAAGGGAGAAAAATCCATTTATTCGAAGATAGCCTATATTTAGTTGATAAAGAGATTCAAAGAGTTGAACAAATCCTTGAAACTGATCGTCCTTTTATCCAATTTAAAAGTGATTCGAATTATTATCAGGAAATACAAGATTGGTGGTATCGACAATTTCAAATGATGCCAAAGAGGTCGATTTTAGTGGATCAAATTGAAACTTGCAAACAAATGACATTTAACGGAATTGGTTATGCCATTTTACCAGCGATTACGTTAAATGGCTCAGAAGGGGACTTTTATAGGGTACCACTAGTAGATGAACATAATACACCTATTAAAAGGGATACTTGGTTATTAGGGTATGATTCTGCTTTTCAACTTAAGCAAGTTCGAGCATTTGTAGAAGTAATTCGTGAGTTTTCCCGAGGGAGTTAA
- a CDS encoding MDR family MFS transporter produces MELDKSMTSEKRKTKRPLVLAAVMLAMFMGAIEATIVSTAMPSIVADLGGFSLYSWVFSAYLLMNTVTVLIYGKLSDIFGRKLIITIGISLFLIGSILCGFADTMVQLIVYRFIQGLGAGAVMPVATTIVGDIYTKEERAKIQGYLSSVWGISAIFGPAIGGLLVQYVSWRYVFWMNIPLGVLSILGIWFFLHEEIDKKKPVIDYKGSFLFALSIFALMFLLIEGGVGIKWISVTSFTLILFASICFWLFIRHERNIKEPLMPFDIWRIRSIFIANSVSFTTGVMLIGISSFLPTFVQAVMGQNATVAGFTLTAMSIGWPIASTISGRLIISIGYRKTSMIGGILLMIGGILFIMMKPSYGPIWAGISSFFFGAGMGLTSTAFIVSIQETVEWQQRGIATAANMFMRNFGNTVGAALLGGILNSRLQSYLNEKGASVDTSLSISSVNELLSSEGKSHLSLEVQQILQEGLTVSLNTVYFVVFLFAIISFVFLLFMPKKEG; encoded by the coding sequence AGCCGCGGTAATGTTAGCTATGTTTATGGGGGCAATTGAAGCGACAATTGTTTCAACCGCGATGCCCTCCATTGTGGCTGATTTAGGCGGTTTTTCCTTATATAGCTGGGTGTTTTCCGCTTATTTATTAATGAACACGGTGACAGTTCTTATATATGGAAAGCTTTCAGATATATTTGGTCGCAAACTGATTATAACGATTGGGATCTCCCTTTTTTTGATCGGTTCGATTTTATGCGGATTTGCTGATACAATGGTTCAATTAATTGTCTATCGTTTTATTCAAGGTTTAGGTGCTGGCGCTGTTATGCCTGTTGCTACGACCATTGTGGGAGATATTTATACGAAAGAAGAGCGAGCAAAGATTCAAGGGTATTTATCCAGTGTTTGGGGAATATCCGCTATATTTGGCCCTGCAATTGGTGGGCTATTAGTTCAGTACGTCAGTTGGAGATATGTATTCTGGATGAATATTCCACTAGGAGTATTATCGATATTAGGAATATGGTTTTTCCTTCATGAAGAAATTGATAAGAAAAAGCCTGTCATTGACTACAAAGGTTCTTTTTTATTTGCATTATCCATCTTTGCTTTAATGTTTTTATTAATAGAAGGTGGGGTTGGAATAAAATGGATTTCTGTAACAAGCTTCACACTTATTCTCTTCGCTAGTATATGTTTTTGGCTTTTCATACGGCATGAAAGAAATATAAAAGAGCCACTGATGCCATTTGATATTTGGAGGATTCGATCCATCTTTATCGCAAACTCTGTATCTTTTACCACCGGTGTCATGTTAATTGGTATTTCCAGCTTTTTACCGACATTTGTCCAAGCTGTAATGGGGCAAAACGCCACGGTCGCAGGATTTACCTTAACGGCCATGTCAATCGGATGGCCCATTGCATCTACAATATCAGGCCGATTGATCATTAGTATTGGGTATCGTAAAACATCGATGATCGGCGGAATATTACTCATGATAGGTGGAATTCTATTTATTATGATGAAACCGAGCTATGGTCCAATTTGGGCCGGCATTTCATCCTTTTTCTTTGGAGCTGGAATGGGGTTAACTTCCACCGCATTTATTGTTTCGATTCAAGAGACAGTAGAATGGCAACAACGTGGGATTGCGACAGCAGCCAATATGTTTATGAGAAATTTCGGGAATACAGTTGGTGCTGCTTTGCTCGGCGGGATCTTAAATAGTCGCTTGCAGAGCTATCTTAATGAAAAAGGTGCCTCCGTCGATACCTCTTTGTCCATAAGCTCTGTTAACGAATTATTAAGTTCTGAAGGGAAAAGTCATTTATCTCTAGAGGTTCAACAAATATTGCAAGAAGGTTTAACGGTATCGTTAAATACAGTCTATTTTGTTGTGTTTCTATTTGCCATTATTTCATTTGTATTTTTGTTATTCATGCCTAAAAAAGAAGGATAA